The Austwickia sp. genome includes a region encoding these proteins:
- a CDS encoding IS5 family transposase (programmed frameshift) has product MSRFQMLSDAQWSLIEDMLPGPTGRRGRPFAPARLMVEAIIYRYRCGIAWRDLPEVFGPWQTVWTWHHRMAMDGTWDAVSTQLTAAAEAAGLIDWSLSVDSTIARAHQHATNTTRLTGAGSNYTNPHHEPPDHGIGRSRGGLSTKIHQLVDGHGLPLVTAITPGQDGDCPMLVPLQAQLRVPRAVGRPRTRPVAVRGDKAYSSRANRAHLRARRIKAVIPEPADQQRHRRRRGSRGGRPVALDRADSTNRNVIERRYCHLKQWRGLATRYDKHALLYRAAVVLNGVIAWTRLLSDTP; this is encoded by the exons ATGTCGCGGTTTCAGATGCTCTCGGATGCTCAGTGGTCGCTGATCGAGGACATGCTGCCCGGACCCACGGGTCGGCGTGGCCGCCCGTTTGCGCCGGCCAGGTTGATGGTCGAGGCGATCATCTACCGGTACCGGTGCGGGATCGCCTGGCGGGATCTGCCCGAGGTGTTCGGGCCGTGGCAGACGGTGTGGACCTGGCACCACCGGATGGCCATGGACGGCACCTGGGATGCCGTGAGCACCCAGCTGACCGCGGCGGCCGAGGCGGCGGGGTTGATCGACTGGTCGCTGTCGGTGGACTCCACGATCGCCCGAGCCCACCAGCACGCCACGAACACGACCCGGCTCACG GGGGCTGGATCGAATTACACGAATCCCCACCACGAGCCGCCTGATCACGGCATCGGCCGCTCCCGTGGCGGGCTGTCCACCAAGATCCACCAGTTGGTCGACGGTCACGGGTTACCGCTGGTCACCGCGATCACCCCGGGCCAAGACGGGGACTGCCCGATGCTGGTGCCGCTGCAGGCCCAACTGCGCGTCCCCCGCGCCGTCGGCCGGCCCCGGACCCGGCCGGTCGCGGTGCGCGGTGATAAGGCCTATTCCTCCCGGGCCAACCGCGCCCACCTGCGCGCCCGGCGGATCAAGGCGGTCATCCCCGAGCCTGCCGACCAGCAGCGTCACCGGCGTCGTCGTGGCTCGCGTGGGGGACGCCCGGTGGCTTTGGACCGCGCCGACTCCACGAACCGCAACGTCATTGAGCGGCGCTACTGCCACCTCAAGCAGTGGCGCGGCCTGGCCACCAGGTACGACAAACACGCGCTGCTCTACCGCGCCGCCGTGGTCCTCAACGGCGTCATCGCCTGGACCCGCCTTTTGTCAGACACGCCCTAG
- a CDS encoding O-antigen ligase family protein, which produces MTSLVTGTGWAPWRALLTGVGVTALTARLLTLDAGAHRGIGLLAWLGVGLAGTAGVTQAASGTATGFCRGSWSGALDVCAPGAFVRVTGTYPNPNLLAAALLLLLPLAVGWVASTQRDPAQRLIGWTVVAVGVVALALTGSRAGALGALVAVAAYLVLRRPSRVRVRMGLAGGVAAVALLGAGGWWLAGGDLGVRGTIWRAAVRLVLDHPLGVGLGQGGAALQATAGVGPAYQHAHNLWLSWFVETGVPGGLAVLAITAALAMGVVRAARDGSTWATTYGCSLAGFATMGLLDHAANAERIALLLWVVVGATAAVWSHRAPRP; this is translated from the coding sequence GTGACCAGCCTGGTCACGGGGACGGGCTGGGCGCCGTGGCGAGCCCTGCTCACCGGCGTCGGGGTGACGGCGCTGACGGCGCGACTGCTCACGCTCGACGCCGGTGCCCACCGCGGAATCGGCCTGCTGGCCTGGCTGGGCGTCGGCCTGGCCGGGACCGCCGGGGTGACCCAGGCGGCCTCGGGGACGGCGACGGGGTTCTGCCGCGGGTCGTGGTCCGGCGCGCTGGATGTCTGTGCGCCTGGGGCGTTCGTCCGCGTGACGGGCACGTACCCGAACCCCAACCTGCTCGCCGCGGCGCTCCTGCTCCTCCTGCCGCTGGCCGTGGGCTGGGTGGCGAGCACCCAGCGCGACCCCGCCCAGCGGCTCATCGGGTGGACCGTCGTCGCGGTGGGGGTCGTCGCGCTGGCGCTGACCGGGTCCCGGGCCGGCGCCCTGGGCGCGCTCGTCGCGGTGGCGGCCTACCTGGTGCTGCGCCGGCCGTCGCGGGTGCGGGTCAGGATGGGGCTGGCCGGTGGCGTTGCGGCCGTGGCCCTGCTCGGCGCAGGCGGCTGGTGGCTCGCCGGTGGCGACCTGGGGGTGCGCGGCACGATCTGGCGGGCGGCCGTGCGGCTGGTCCTCGACCATCCGCTGGGTGTCGGGCTCGGCCAGGGCGGCGCGGCGTTGCAGGCCACGGCGGGGGTCGGCCCGGCGTATCAACACGCCCACAACCTCTGGCTGAGCTGGTTCGTGGAGACCGGCGTGCCCGGCGGCCTGGCCGTCCTCGCGATCACCGCCGCGCTGGCGATGGGCGTGGTGCGGGCCGCCCGGGACGGGTCCACGTGGGCCACGACGTACGGTTGCTCCCTCGCCGGGTTCGCCACCATGGGTCTGCTGGACCATGCGGCCAATGCCGAGCGGATCGCCCTGCTGCTGTGGGTGGTGGTCGGGGCGACCGCTGCGGTCTGGTCGCACCGTGCCCCTCGCCCCTAG
- a CDS encoding ABC transporter permease → MSEVKSDGPAHATARPAAPSQGGGPLAALARFQSLLVPVLALAVAFAVGAILIRAQGVNPTYAYQSLFSSAWLTPDGILRTLQKATPLILTGLAVAIPLKVGLFNIGAQGQLILGGLATAYVGYRYADLPGPLLVLVALLVGVLAGGLWAATAGLLKATRNVHEVISTIMLNSIAAGLIDYFISGPMKEPGQVIPRTPEIAEGAMLPNLGIVPIGFPLAVLFAVAVAWMLSRTTLGFRFRTVGENPNAATYAGMNLGRTTVLGMVLAGGFAGLGGVIETLGVTHRYESGFNAGLGFDGITIALLARGNPLGTIPAALLVGTLRAGASNLQFDTGIQPEVVDMLLAITLLLVSIPILAKLLFRHRAEAPVSTPVSAPETGGLA, encoded by the coding sequence ATGTCGGAGGTCAAGTCCGACGGCCCGGCGCACGCCACTGCTCGGCCCGCCGCCCCCTCGCAGGGCGGCGGGCCGCTGGCCGCCCTGGCCCGGTTCCAGTCCCTCCTCGTGCCCGTCCTGGCATTGGCCGTCGCCTTCGCCGTCGGCGCGATCTTGATCCGGGCGCAGGGGGTCAACCCGACGTACGCCTATCAATCCCTCTTCTCCTCCGCCTGGCTGACCCCGGACGGGATCCTGCGCACCCTGCAGAAGGCGACCCCGCTGATCCTCACCGGCCTGGCGGTCGCGATCCCGCTCAAGGTCGGACTGTTCAACATCGGCGCGCAGGGCCAGCTCATCCTCGGTGGCCTGGCGACGGCGTACGTCGGCTACCGCTACGCGGACCTGCCGGGACCGCTGCTCGTGCTGGTGGCGCTGCTGGTGGGCGTCCTCGCGGGCGGGCTGTGGGCGGCCACCGCCGGCCTGCTCAAGGCCACCCGCAACGTCCACGAAGTCATCAGCACGATCATGCTGAACTCGATCGCTGCGGGGCTCATCGACTACTTCATCTCCGGGCCGATGAAGGAGCCCGGCCAGGTCATCCCCCGCACCCCGGAGATCGCGGAGGGGGCCATGCTGCCGAACCTGGGGATCGTCCCGATCGGCTTCCCGCTGGCGGTCCTGTTCGCGGTGGCCGTCGCGTGGATGCTGTCCCGCACCACGCTGGGCTTCCGTTTCCGGACCGTGGGCGAGAACCCCAACGCCGCGACGTACGCCGGCATGAACCTCGGCCGCACCACCGTCCTCGGCATGGTCCTGGCCGGTGGCTTCGCCGGCCTCGGCGGCGTCATCGAGACCCTCGGCGTCACGCACCGCTACGAGAGCGGGTTCAACGCCGGCCTCGGCTTCGACGGCATCACCATCGCCCTGCTCGCGCGGGGCAACCCCCTCGGCACGATCCCCGCCGCGCTGCTGGTGGGGACCCTGCGCGCGGGCGCCTCCAACCTGCAGTTCGACACCGGGATCCAGCCCGAGGTCGTCGACATGCTGCTGGCGATCACGCTGCTGCTGGTGTCCATCCCGATCCTGGCCAAGCTGCTGTTCCGGCACCGCGCGGAGGCCCCGGTGAGCACCCCGGTGTCCGCGCCCGAGACGGGAGGCCTGGCGTGA
- a CDS encoding ABC transporter ATP-binding protein — protein MTGSSAAPDVPAGSPRSTAAAPGTPDSPDSPDSPGAPARERLLEITGLTKVYGSVRANDDISMHVDRGEIVALLGENGAGKSTLVKQIFGLVTPDSGTIVVGGDQARIKDPTDAIRRGIGMVHQHFQLVPVMTVAENVILGHEPIQGGSLDMAAARRLVRDISSRHGLDVDPDAVIEDLPVGTQQRVEIVKALSREVKLLILDEPTAVLTPQETDELLAVMRELADRGTSIVFITHKLREVLAVADRVYVLRRGAVVGEVRAADVDAAGLAQLMVGRSVVLRVDKAEPKLGEEVLTVRDLHVRDDRKLPAVDGFSLTVREGEIVGVAGVEGNGQRELVEAIAGMRRAESGSLTLLGRDITKADPRDTHRAGMGHIPENREKHGLVATYSIADNLVLNRYDEGEFANGFVRDRGAIRENAERWIGEFDIRTPSGDLPAASLSGGNKQKVVVAREMSTRPRLLLAAQPTRGVDVGSIEFIHRRIVEARDAGAAVLLVSAELDEILSLSDRIAVIHAGKVVAEMDPETADRTEIGRLMAGGDH, from the coding sequence ATGACCGGATCGTCCGCGGCACCCGACGTACCGGCGGGATCGCCGCGCTCCACGGCAGCCGCGCCCGGCACTCCCGACTCGCCCGACTCGCCCGACTCGCCCGGCGCTCCCGCTCGCGAGCGCCTCCTGGAGATCACCGGCCTGACGAAGGTGTACGGCTCGGTCCGGGCCAACGACGACATCTCCATGCACGTGGACCGCGGCGAGATCGTCGCGCTCCTCGGCGAGAACGGCGCCGGCAAGTCGACGCTGGTCAAGCAGATCTTCGGGCTCGTCACGCCCGACTCCGGGACGATCGTCGTGGGCGGCGACCAGGCCCGGATCAAGGACCCCACCGACGCGATCCGGCGCGGCATCGGGATGGTGCACCAGCACTTCCAGCTCGTGCCCGTCATGACCGTGGCGGAGAACGTCATCCTCGGGCACGAGCCCATCCAGGGCGGATCGCTGGACATGGCCGCCGCGCGGCGGCTGGTCCGGGACATCTCCAGCCGGCACGGCCTGGACGTGGACCCGGACGCTGTCATCGAGGACCTGCCGGTGGGCACCCAGCAGCGCGTGGAGATCGTCAAGGCGCTCTCCCGCGAGGTCAAGCTGCTGATCCTGGACGAGCCGACGGCGGTCCTCACCCCGCAGGAGACCGACGAGCTGCTCGCCGTGATGCGGGAACTGGCCGATCGGGGCACCTCGATCGTGTTCATCACGCACAAGCTGCGCGAGGTCCTGGCCGTCGCCGACCGCGTGTACGTGCTCCGCCGCGGCGCCGTCGTCGGCGAGGTCCGGGCGGCCGACGTCGACGCGGCCGGCCTGGCCCAGCTCATGGTCGGGCGCAGCGTCGTGCTGCGCGTCGACAAGGCCGAGCCGAAGCTCGGTGAGGAGGTGCTGACCGTCCGCGACCTGCACGTCCGGGACGACCGCAAGCTGCCCGCCGTGGACGGGTTCAGCCTCACCGTGCGCGAGGGGGAGATTGTCGGCGTCGCCGGCGTCGAGGGCAACGGCCAGCGCGAACTCGTCGAGGCCATCGCCGGGATGCGGCGGGCCGAGTCGGGCTCGCTGACCCTGCTGGGCCGGGACATCACGAAGGCCGATCCGCGCGACACGCACCGGGCCGGGATGGGCCACATCCCCGAGAACCGGGAGAAGCACGGCCTGGTGGCGACCTACTCGATCGCGGACAACCTGGTGCTCAACCGGTACGACGAAGGCGAGTTCGCCAATGGCTTCGTGCGGGACCGGGGGGCGATCAGGGAGAACGCGGAGCGATGGATCGGCGAGTTCGACATCCGTACGCCGTCCGGGGATCTGCCCGCCGCCAGCCTGTCCGGCGGCAACAAGCAGAAGGTCGTGGTGGCGCGCGAGATGAGCACCCGGCCGAGGCTGCTGCTGGCGGCGCAGCCGACCCGCGGCGTCGACGTGGGCTCGATCGAGTTCATCCACCGGCGCATCGTCGAGGCCCGCGACGCGGGCGCGGCCGTGCTGCTCGTGTCCGCCGAGCTCGACGAGATCCTGTCGCTCTCGGACCGCATCGCAGTGATCCACGCCGGCAAGGTCGTCGCGGAGATGGACCCCGAGACGGCGGACCGCACCGAGATCGGCCGGCTGATGGCCGGCGGCGACCACTAA
- a CDS encoding ABC transporter permease: protein MMLLILAAVLVIGFAWYAVDGTKATSILRFAWSFSIPLVLGALTGIVGERSGIVNIGIEGQILASAFAGFFTAAATGSVWIGLLAGVLTGLAMGAFLGWVAVKFQMDQIIAGVVLNIVATGITSFYYVQGKALPVAMPTFEIPLLSKIPLIGPVFFRGGVIALFTLLAVAGLSYALFRTRWGLRTRAIGEYPTAADTAGINVNRMRLINTTFAGLLAGAAGVYLSMEQTSTFERGMSAGKGFLALAIMIFGAWFPGRALAAALFFGLTSGIASQLQADRVVDIPQQFVNLLPYVLTLVVLAVAAGRVRAPAAEGTPFVKGEGS, encoded by the coding sequence ATGATGCTCCTGATCCTCGCGGCGGTCCTGGTGATCGGCTTCGCCTGGTACGCCGTGGACGGCACCAAGGCCACCTCTATCCTGCGGTTCGCCTGGAGCTTCTCGATCCCGCTGGTGCTCGGCGCCCTGACCGGCATCGTCGGGGAGCGCTCGGGCATCGTCAACATCGGCATCGAGGGGCAGATCCTGGCCTCGGCGTTCGCGGGCTTCTTCACCGCCGCCGCCACCGGGTCGGTCTGGATCGGGCTGCTCGCCGGGGTCCTCACCGGGCTGGCGATGGGGGCCTTCCTCGGTTGGGTGGCCGTGAAGTTCCAGATGGACCAGATCATCGCCGGCGTGGTGCTCAACATCGTCGCGACCGGCATCACCTCGTTCTATTACGTGCAGGGCAAGGCCCTGCCGGTGGCGATGCCGACCTTCGAGATTCCGCTGCTGAGCAAGATCCCGCTGATCGGCCCGGTGTTCTTCCGCGGCGGCGTGATCGCCTTGTTCACCCTGCTGGCCGTGGCCGGGCTGTCGTACGCCCTGTTCCGGACCCGCTGGGGGCTGCGCACCCGCGCGATCGGCGAGTACCCGACCGCCGCCGACACCGCCGGCATCAACGTCAACCGGATGCGGCTGATCAACACCACCTTCGCGGGGCTGCTCGCGGGCGCCGCGGGGGTCTACCTGTCGATGGAGCAGACCAGCACCTTCGAGCGCGGGATGAGCGCCGGCAAGGGCTTCCTCGCCCTCGCGATCATGATCTTCGGCGCCTGGTTCCCTGGCCGGGCCCTCGCGGCGGCGCTGTTCTTCGGGCTCACCTCCGGGATCGCGTCCCAGCTGCAGGCCGACCGGGTGGTCGACATCCCGCAGCAGTTCGTCAACCTGCTCCCCTACGTGCTCACACTCGTGGTCCTCGCGGTCGCGGCGGGCCGGGTCCGGGCGCCGGCGGCGGAGGGTACGCCGTTCGTGAAGGGAGAAGGCTCATGA
- a CDS encoding S-methyl-5'-thioinosine phosphorylase — protein sequence MDNTSGDGQIAPVGIIAGTGFYSLAQLLDARERDIDTPYGVARVTEGTWHGLPVAFLTRHGAGHAVPPHLVNYRANIAGLKAAGVREIIAVNAVGSIDPGLAVGDLVLIDDFLDFTKGRETTFFDGATPDGVVHVDVTTAYHPDLRRELLQAAADCGQPLRDGGVYAAFEGPRFESPAEVRMAGLLGGSVAGMTGVPEVTLAVEAGLRYAAVALVCNPCAGLTDEPVSIVEVGRVLADTSQRVLAVLDRFLLRRGAAE from the coding sequence ATGGACAACACCTCGGGGGACGGGCAGATCGCGCCCGTCGGGATCATCGCCGGCACGGGCTTCTACTCCCTCGCGCAGCTCCTGGACGCCCGCGAGCGCGACATCGACACGCCGTACGGCGTGGCCCGCGTCACCGAGGGCACCTGGCACGGCCTGCCCGTAGCGTTCTTGACCCGGCACGGCGCGGGCCACGCCGTGCCCCCGCACCTGGTCAACTACCGCGCCAACATCGCCGGCCTGAAGGCCGCGGGGGTGCGGGAGATCATCGCCGTCAACGCCGTGGGCAGCATCGACCCGGGGCTCGCGGTCGGCGACCTCGTGCTGATCGACGACTTCCTCGACTTCACGAAGGGCCGCGAGACGACGTTCTTCGACGGCGCCACGCCGGACGGGGTGGTGCACGTCGACGTGACCACCGCCTACCACCCCGACCTGCGGCGCGAACTCCTGCAAGCAGCCGCGGACTGCGGGCAGCCGCTGCGCGACGGCGGCGTCTACGCCGCCTTCGAGGGGCCGCGCTTCGAGTCGCCCGCGGAGGTCCGGATGGCCGGGCTCCTCGGCGGCAGCGTGGCCGGGATGACCGGGGTGCCCGAGGTGACGCTCGCCGTCGAGGCCGGCCTGCGGTACGCCGCCGTGGCGCTCGTCTGCAATCCCTGCGCGGGGTTGACCGACGAGCCGGTGAGCATCGTCGAGGTCGGCCGCGTGCTGGCCGACACGAGCCAGCGCGTCCTGGCCGTCCTGGACCGGTTCCTGCTGCGCCGGGGGGCGGCCGAATGA
- a CDS encoding cupin domain-containing protein — protein MTGWPSPDTPAEEVRARYDLSPLPGEGGLWGPGPRTGALSTIRFLITDGPRGASALHSLTVTEGWQWLAGAPAELVQLAANGTARSTWLDATASQLVVPPGTWMAARTAGAWTLVSCWCSPAFDFEVFTLGSRAELLATYPQHAELIRAFTFVGRT, from the coding sequence GTGACGGGCTGGCCCAGCCCGGACACCCCGGCGGAGGAGGTCCGCGCGCGCTACGACCTCTCCCCGCTGCCTGGCGAGGGCGGGCTCTGGGGGCCCGGACCGCGGACCGGCGCGCTGAGCACCATCCGGTTTCTCATCACCGATGGGCCCCGGGGGGCCTCCGCCCTGCACTCCCTCACGGTCACGGAGGGCTGGCAGTGGCTCGCGGGTGCGCCCGCCGAGCTGGTGCAGCTGGCGGCGAACGGCACCGCCCGCAGCACCTGGCTCGACGCCACGGCGAGCCAGCTAGTCGTGCCCCCGGGGACCTGGATGGCCGCCCGGACTGCGGGGGCGTGGACCCTCGTGTCCTGTTGGTGCAGTCCGGCCTTCGACTTCGAGGTGTTCACGCTGGGCAGCCGCGCCGAGCTGCTCGCGACGTACCCGCAGCACGCCGAGCTGATCCGGGCGTTCACCTTCGTGGGCCGCACGTGA
- a CDS encoding SDR family oxidoreductase: MSLPAVSRTALITGATGGLGRAVAIALAEAGLAVALHHRRSAQAAEELRDDLAKRGARATVVIADLSAADVDAVCARLLDDVAAALAVPDVVVLAAGAQEVTPWDGLDAAAWDAMYAGTLRHTAVLLHQAAARMRPERQPAIVVVGSVEGLRAARGHAPYAVAKAALHHLVGAAAEELGPRGIRVVGVAPGLIDRPGLAEEWPHGHRRWSRAAALGRPVAAAEVAAAIAFLASPGASGITGVVLPVDAGWSCAPGW; encoded by the coding sequence GTGAGCTTGCCCGCTGTGTCCCGGACGGCGCTGATCACCGGAGCCACCGGCGGGTTGGGCCGCGCGGTGGCTATTGCGCTCGCGGAGGCGGGGCTGGCCGTCGCGCTGCACCATCGCCGTTCGGCGCAGGCGGCGGAGGAGCTCCGGGACGACCTGGCGAAGCGGGGGGCCCGCGCCACGGTCGTGATCGCCGACCTGTCAGCCGCCGACGTCGACGCGGTGTGCGCCCGGCTCCTCGATGACGTGGCCGCCGCGCTCGCCGTACCGGACGTCGTCGTCCTCGCCGCCGGCGCGCAGGAGGTGACGCCGTGGGACGGGCTCGACGCGGCGGCGTGGGACGCGATGTACGCCGGGACGCTGCGCCACACCGCCGTCCTGCTGCACCAGGCGGCCGCACGGATGCGGCCCGAGCGGCAGCCGGCGATCGTCGTGGTGGGCTCCGTCGAGGGGCTGCGGGCCGCGCGGGGCCACGCGCCGTACGCCGTCGCCAAGGCCGCCCTGCACCATCTCGTCGGCGCGGCCGCCGAGGAACTCGGCCCCCGGGGGATCCGGGTCGTCGGCGTCGCCCCCGGCCTGATCGATCGGCCCGGGCTGGCCGAGGAGTGGCCCCATGGGCATCGGCGCTGGTCCCGCGCCGCCGCGCTCGGACGCCCCGTGGCGGCGGCCGAGGTCGCGGCCGCCATCGCCTTCCTCGCGTCGCCGGGCGCCTCCGGCATCACCGGCGTCGTGCTGCCGGTCGACGCCGGCTGGAGCTGCGCGCCCGGCTGGTGA
- a CDS encoding pore-forming ESAT-6 family protein: protein MASTDRISFDTGVSGTVQGDIAGIVARLETLIAERDRQVAAAMADFQADGVSEQYQSVELRWKNASHEVRTIIDLVKSTLTRNDETATAAQGRARGAVEAIG, encoded by the coding sequence ATGGCCAGCACCGACCGCATCTCCTTCGACACCGGCGTCTCCGGCACCGTGCAGGGCGACATCGCCGGCATCGTCGCCCGACTCGAGACTCTCATCGCCGAACGCGACCGGCAGGTCGCCGCCGCGATGGCCGACTTCCAGGCCGACGGGGTCTCGGAGCAATACCAGTCCGTCGAGCTGCGCTGGAAGAACGCGAGCCACGAGGTGCGCACCATCATCGACCTCGTCAAGTCCACCCTGACCCGCAATGACGAGACGGCCACCGCCGCCCAGGGCCGCGCCCGCGGCGCGGTCGAGGCGATCGGCTGA
- a CDS encoding amidohydrolase family protein has product MTAAPVLLAGCAWVVVCDDAATVLRDHDVLLLDGAIAALAPAPSDPTAHSPVRERAVALGAATIDARRRLVMPGLVNLHTHTPMTLLRGLAEDVDLQGFLERVWAAEGAVMDAPTVELGARLGALEALRGGTTCAADMYFHHRSAHVGAVAVGLRHVGGPTFFDMPGPDGLSWDRRLADLARWPGELAEIGGPETPQCVAPHSTYLVSPAHLRDLADVVRGWRRPLLHTHVSENLAENAQVKHQQGRTPTRVLSDAGVLDGSFPVVFGHGVHLDPNDVAVAVAAGATVAHCPGSNLKLASGALPWAAYREAGLRRGIGTDGCSSSNDLDMWVAMRLAALLARLTAGRPDAAAAAEIVRAVTLDGARGLGMGDLIGSVEAGKRADLVLLDLDAPHLTPVHDPHALLVYAAGRGDVVDVFVDGERVVADRRSTRLDEADLLARCRERGATAAEAAAGAQAVRADAGVQAVRADGSASAAPLAGSGSMAPPAEDAAP; this is encoded by the coding sequence ATGACGGCCGCACCTGTCCTGCTGGCGGGGTGCGCCTGGGTCGTCGTGTGCGACGACGCGGCGACCGTGCTGCGCGACCACGACGTACTCCTTCTCGACGGCGCCATCGCGGCGCTCGCGCCGGCGCCGAGCGACCCGACCGCCCACTCGCCGGTGCGGGAGCGGGCCGTTGCCCTGGGCGCGGCGACCATCGACGCCCGCCGCCGGCTGGTCATGCCGGGCCTGGTCAACCTCCACACGCACACCCCGATGACCCTCCTGCGCGGGCTCGCCGAGGACGTCGACCTGCAGGGCTTCCTGGAGCGGGTCTGGGCCGCCGAGGGGGCGGTGATGGACGCCCCCACCGTCGAGCTCGGCGCACGGCTGGGGGCGCTGGAGGCGCTGCGTGGGGGTACGACGTGCGCGGCCGACATGTACTTCCACCACCGCTCCGCCCACGTCGGCGCCGTCGCGGTGGGCCTGCGCCACGTCGGGGGCCCGACGTTCTTCGACATGCCCGGCCCGGACGGGCTCAGCTGGGACCGGCGCCTGGCGGACCTGGCCCGCTGGCCGGGCGAGCTGGCCGAGATCGGCGGCCCCGAGACCCCCCAGTGCGTGGCCCCGCACAGCACCTACCTCGTCTCCCCCGCCCACCTGCGCGACCTCGCCGACGTGGTCCGCGGCTGGCGGCGGCCGTTGCTGCACACCCACGTCTCGGAGAACCTCGCGGAGAACGCGCAGGTCAAACACCAACAAGGCCGTACGCCGACGCGGGTCCTGAGCGACGCCGGCGTGCTGGACGGGTCGTTCCCGGTGGTCTTCGGCCACGGCGTCCACCTCGACCCGAACGACGTCGCCGTGGCGGTTGCGGCGGGGGCGACGGTCGCGCACTGCCCGGGTTCCAACCTCAAGCTGGCCTCGGGCGCGCTGCCGTGGGCGGCCTACCGCGAGGCCGGCCTGCGGCGCGGGATCGGCACCGACGGCTGCTCGTCTAGCAACGACCTCGACATGTGGGTGGCGATGCGGCTAGCGGCCCTGCTCGCGCGGCTCACGGCGGGACGGCCGGACGCGGCCGCGGCGGCGGAGATCGTCCGCGCAGTCACCCTCGACGGCGCCCGCGGGCTCGGGATGGGGGACCTGATCGGCAGCGTGGAGGCCGGCAAGCGCGCCGACCTCGTCCTCCTCGATCTGGACGCGCCGCACCTGACGCCGGTGCACGACCCACACGCGCTGCTGGTCTACGCGGCCGGACGCGGCGACGTGGTGGACGTCTTCGTCGACGGGGAGCGGGTGGTCGCGGACCGGCGCAGCACCCGGCTGGACGAGGCCGACCTGCTCGCGCGCTGCCGGGAGCGCGGCGCGACGGCCGCGGAGGCGGCCGCCGGTGCGCAGGCCGTCCGGGCGGACGCAGGCGTGCAAGCCGTCCGGGCGGACGGAAGCGCCAGTGCCGCGCCACTGGCCGGCAGCGGCAGCATGGCACCACCAGCTGAGGATGCCGCGCCGTGA
- a CDS encoding BMP family ABC transporter substrate-binding protein — protein sequence MKSTRALALLPVLALGLAGCGGSTGPAGSSGSTSGTAASGDCSSADVFCVGLVTDMGKVDDKSFNQSAWEGVEAAKKAISGSQTKYVETTDTKDYAANMKKFTDAKYDAVVTVGFLMAEATAKAAKDNPNVKFIGVDQDHSKAALNNLVGLVFPEDQAGYAAGYLAGKMTKANKLGQVLGMQIPPVEKFAKGFEAGAKKANPAVAVTTVYHPAGDTAFTDPTWGAAEAQKQLDQGADLIFGAGGKTGNGALAQVAKASGAGEKIFCIGVDTDQWNTVPEAQKCLVTSAMKLITEGTNDLLKQAKDGTIKGGNFTGKAGLAPFHGLEAKVPADVKTEVDKLVADLKAGTVTTGVKLG from the coding sequence ATGAAGTCCACCCGAGCCCTCGCCCTCCTGCCCGTGCTCGCCCTCGGCCTCGCCGGCTGCGGCGGCAGCACCGGACCCGCGGGCAGCAGCGGCAGCACCTCCGGCACCGCCGCCTCCGGGGACTGCAGCTCCGCGGACGTCTTCTGCGTCGGCCTGGTCACCGACATGGGCAAGGTCGACGACAAGTCGTTCAACCAGTCCGCCTGGGAGGGCGTGGAGGCCGCCAAGAAGGCCATCTCCGGGTCGCAGACGAAGTACGTCGAGACGACCGACACCAAGGACTACGCGGCGAACATGAAGAAGTTCACCGACGCGAAGTACGACGCCGTCGTCACCGTCGGCTTCCTCATGGCCGAGGCCACCGCGAAGGCGGCCAAGGACAACCCGAACGTCAAGTTCATCGGCGTCGACCAGGACCACAGCAAGGCCGCGCTGAACAACCTCGTGGGGCTGGTCTTCCCGGAGGACCAGGCGGGGTACGCCGCGGGCTACCTGGCCGGCAAGATGACCAAGGCCAACAAGCTCGGCCAGGTGCTCGGCATGCAGATCCCGCCGGTGGAGAAGTTCGCCAAGGGCTTCGAGGCCGGCGCGAAGAAGGCCAACCCCGCGGTGGCCGTCACGACCGTCTACCACCCCGCCGGCGACACCGCCTTCACCGACCCCACCTGGGGCGCGGCCGAGGCGCAGAAGCAGCTCGACCAGGGCGCGGACCTGATCTTCGGCGCCGGCGGCAAGACCGGCAACGGCGCGCTGGCGCAGGTCGCCAAGGCCTCCGGCGCGGGCGAGAAGATCTTCTGCATCGGCGTCGACACCGACCAGTGGAACACCGTGCCCGAGGCGCAGAAGTGCCTGGTCACCTCGGCCATGAAGCTCATCACGGAAGGCACCAACGACCTGCTCAAGCAGGCCAAGGACGGCACCATCAAGGGCGGCAACTTCACCGGCAAGGCCGGCCTCGCCCCGTTCCACGGCCTGGAGGCCAAGGTGCCCGCCGACGTCAAGACCGAAGTCGACAAGCTCGTCGCCGACCTCAAGGCCGGCACCGTCACCACGGGCGTCAAGCTCGGCTGA